The following DNA comes from Cedecea neteri.
AACAGCGCAATGCTGGTGGCATATGCTTTCGGATCTTCCAGCAAGCTGGTCACGTCACGGAACAGAATTCCTGGTTTTGGGTAATCAGGAACGCTTTTAATGCTGTTTTTGAGATATTCAAGCTGCTGCGCAGTCGCGGTCATCGGTTTATGCCTGCTAAAAACATGATACTAAACAGAGTACCTGTGGGTTCAAATGTGAACCACTGGTTAACGGTTAACCAGCTGTACCCGTGCTCGAAAACGCTCGAATTTACTGGCTGGGCGCGACAATTGCAACAGCTTCTGCTGCGGTTTATCGCTTTTGTTGTGCTTCATCAACCACCGGAATGCGCCACATAAATGCAAGCAGCGCACAAAGTATCACCAACAGCAAAATTCTAACCCACACTATCTTCACCAGCCATAGCGAAAGCGCGAAGGTAACGAGAATAAACAAAATAGCTTTTGGCTTAGAACCGCGGGGCATTGCGCGGTGCGTTTGCCAGTGCCGCAGATAGCTACCAAACCACGAACGGTATAGCAGCCAGTGGTGAAAACGCGGCGACGAACGGGCAAAACACCACGCGGCCAGCAGCAAAAATGGCGTGGTCGGCAACAGCGGTAATATCACGCCCAGCGTCGCAAGCACTACCGCCAGCCAGCCGATGATGAGTAGAATAAGACGCTTCATGCTGTAACCTCTGACAATCCCTGGAGAGCTATTCTGTGAAAACCGCTTCGCTGTTACAAGCCCTGGAAACCCGGGTCGCCGAGCTGGCCGCCGCCGTTGAGCCGGTCGCCCTGCTTCGGGCAAGCCAGGCGCGCTTCGACCGCAAGCTGTTCCATACCCACAGCACGCAGCTGAAAGAC
Coding sequences within:
- a CDS encoding DUF454 family protein; this translates as MKRLILLIIGWLAVVLATLGVILPLLPTTPFLLLAAWCFARSSPRFHHWLLYRSWFGSYLRHWQTHRAMPRGSKPKAILFILVTFALSLWLVKIVWVRILLLVILCALLAFMWRIPVVDEAQQKR